A window of Acidobacteriota bacterium genomic DNA:
TGTAGAGCACCGTGCCCTTGTGCAGCCAGAACGCCGCACCCGGCGCCCACGGATGGAACATGAACAGGCCCGTTTCGCGGCCCACCTTGCGGTGGTCGCGCTTCTTGGCCTCTTCGAGCCGCGCCAGATACGCCTGGAGCTCCTTGTCGGAGAAGAACGCCGTGCCGTAGATGCGCTGCATCGGCTGGTTCTTCGCGTCGCCCTTCCAGTACGCACTCGACGTCGTCGTCAGCGTGAAGGCCTTGAGGCGGCCCGTCGACGGCACGTGCGGTCCGCGACAGAAGTCGACGAAGGTTTCTCGGTCCTTGATCGTGTAGACCGACACCTCCGCCTGCCCCTGCGTGTTCTCCTCGATGAGCTGCACCTTGAGCGGCTCGCCACGATCGGCGAAGAAGCGCAGAGCCTCCTCGCGCGGCCACATCTGTCGCTCGAACACCTCGTCGGCCTGCGCCAGCCGACGCATTTCGGCCTCGATCTTCTCGAGATCCTCAGGGACGAACGGCCGCTCGACCACGAAGTCGTAGTAGAAGCCGGGCGGCTCGTCGATGACCGGCCCGATGCCGCACTGCGTGCCCGGGAACAGCCTGGTGACGGCCGCGGCCAGCAGGTGCGCCGTGCTGTGCCGGTAGACCTTCAGGGCGTCTGGGCCGTCGGCCGTGAGGATCCGGACCCGTGCGTCGCGCGTCAGCGGGTACGACAGGTCCACGATCTCATCGTCCACCTGTGCGGCAAGGGCCACCTTCGCGAGGCGCGGAGACACGCCCCCCGCCACGTCCCGAACGGGCGTGTCGACAGGAACGGATCGCGTGGATCCATCCGGAAGCGTGACAACGACGGACATCATGCCGCGAACACTGGTCTCCACAGCCGGAGCCGGCTGGGCCTGCAACCGGTGGGCGGATGGCTGAAATTGGTAGGCACGGGCGGAATCGAACCGCCGACCTCCTGCGTGTCAAGCAGGCGCTCTAACCCCTGAGCTACGCGCCTATAGCCGTTCGCACACGTCCATGTGCGAACGCCCATGGTACAGCGGAGCCGTTGGAACACGCAAGATTTCACGTGTGCGACGACCCGATCTCGTCCATGTGGCGTCTTCTATGCCGCGGCCCTGGCAGGAGCCTGGCCCGTGGCCGTTTCGATGGCCTTGTCGAGGATGGGATCCTCGGTGGGCGGCGGCGCGCCGAACTCGACGTCCGGCTCGGCGACCGGCACGGCCGGCACCAACCCCGTGCCGTGGATGGCCGTGCCTTTCGGCGTCAGCCAGCGGGCGTGGGTCAGCCAGAGCGCGCTGCCGTCTGGCAGCTTGACCAGTTTCTGCGCCGCGGCCCTGCCGAGCGTCCGCTCGCCGACGGTCTTCGCCCTGTCGTTGTCCACCAGCGCCGCCGCGAACACCTCGGCCGCTTGCGACGTGCCGTTGGTGGTCAGCAGGGTGACAGGCATCGTGATGGCACCGTCGCCGGTCTGCGCCTCGGTCTTCTGCTGCCCCTGCCCGCGGGCTTCGAGGATCGCCAGCGTGCCCGACTTCACGAACAGGCGCGCGGTGTCCACGCCGAGCGCCGGCTCGCCGTCGGTGGTGTGGCGCAGGTCGATGAGCACCTGCGTGGCACCCTGCTTGGTGACGTCGGTCACCGCCTGCTTCACGCGGGCCGCCGTCTGCGTGCTGAACGCCGGTACCCGTACCAGCCCCACCCCGGGTGCCACGATGCGGGTGGTGACGGCCGGGTCGAGCGGCGCCGCGCGCGTGAGGGGAACTTCGTGCACGTCCGTCTGGCTGCCGCGCAGCACGGTGAGCGCCACGCTGGATCCGACAGCCCCCCGCAGCAGGCGCTCGCCTTCGTGGACCGACATGTGGCGCGTGGACTTGCCGTCGATCGCCCTGATGTAGTCGCCCGTGTGCAGGCCGGCCTTGGCCGCGGGCGAACCGTCGCGCGCCGCCACCACGCGCAGGTAGTACTGGCGCGTGAGCGCGATCCCCGTCACGCCGGGTGCAGCGGATGCGGGGGCGTCGAGCAGCTTCACCTGCGCGGCGTCGAGATAGGAGCTGTCGGGGTCGAGCCCTTCGGCCAGCCCGAGCATCGCGCCGTCGAGCACCGTCTCCGGGTTCGGTTCCTCGACATAGCTGCCGAAGATGAGCGACACGACATCGTCGAACACGCGCAGGTGCGGGTATGCACCCGGCGCTGAGCGCTGCTGGCCGAGCAGGCCGCCAACGAGAGTGAACACGACCAGCGGTGTCGTGAGCGTCAGGACGAGAAGTCGCGTGCGCGTGGTCATCGTGGAGCCGGTGCGAGCCATTGTAGGGGATCGACGGGACGACCGTCGACGCGCACCTCGAGGTACAGCGCCGACACGCCGTCTGGCGCGTCCCCCACGTCGCCGACGATGACGCCGGCGTCGAGTGTGGCTCCCCGTTGGACGTGTATCGACGACAGGTAGCCGTACAGCGAGAACGATTGCTGGCCGTGATCGAGGATGACCAGCTGCCCGAACCCGGTGAACGGCCCCGCGAACACGACGGTGCCCGGATGGATCGCACGCACGGGTGTGCCCGACGGCGAACCGATGGTGACCCCGTTGTTGACGATGCTCGTGCCGAACCGCGGGTCGCGCTGGCGACCGAAGCGTCCGGCGATCGACCCGCCGGCGAGCGGCCAGGGCAACTGGCGTCGCCGTGTGGTCAACGGGACCTGCTGGACGGGAGTCGGCGCCGCCACCGGCGTGCGACCAGCCATCGATGCGTCGAGCTTCGCCCGTGCGGCCACGAGTTCGGCGAGCCAGCGCTCGCGCTGGCCTGTTTCCATCTCGAGCGACGAGAGCAATTCCTGCTTGCGCGCATACGCGATCTGCGCGGCCATCGCGCGGGCGCGGGCTTCGGCCTGGAGCGCGCGCGACTCGTCGCGTCGAGTGGCGAGTTGGCTGCGCGTGTCGGCCAGTGCCTTGGCCGTACGCGCGTACGCGTCGAGCCGTCGCCCATCGTCTTTGGCAAGGTAGTTCATGAGGCGCGCCGCGCGTGACACGTCACGTGCGCTCGACGCGTTCCACGCGATGCGGGCGTAGCCGACGCGACCAAGGCGCTGCAGCCTGCGCAGCCGCGCGGCCACCGCCGGACGTTCCTCGTCGAGCGTCTGCTGGAGGGTCGCCTCGCGCGCGACGAGGACCGAGAGTTCGGCTTCGATCTGCGCCAGACTCTGACGGGCTTCCGCCTCCCTCGCGCGCTGGAGGTCGCGTTCGACGTCGAGGCGGCGCAACTCGTCGAGGACCGATGCCGACTGTTGCTTCAGCCCTTCGGCCTCGCGGGCGAGCGCGGCGATGCGTTCCCGCGTGGCCTGCCTG
This region includes:
- a CDS encoding PDZ domain-containing protein produces the protein MARTGSTMTTRTRLLVLTLTTPLVVFTLVGGLLGQQRSAPGAYPHLRVFDDVVSLIFGSYVEEPNPETVLDGAMLGLAEGLDPDSSYLDAAQVKLLDAPASAAPGVTGIALTRQYYLRVVAARDGSPAAKAGLHTGDYIRAIDGKSTRHMSVHEGERLLRGAVGSSVALTVLRGSQTDVHEVPLTRAAPLDPAVTTRIVAPGVGLVRVPAFSTQTAARVKQAVTDVTKQGATQVLIDLRHTTDGEPALGVDTARLFVKSGTLAILEARGQGQQKTEAQTGDGAITMPVTLLTTNGTSQAAEVFAAALVDNDRAKTVGERTLGRAAAQKLVKLPDGSALWLTHARWLTPKGTAIHGTGLVPAVPVAEPDVEFGAPPPTEDPILDKAIETATGQAPARAAA
- a CDS encoding peptidoglycan DD-metalloendopeptidase family protein, whose amino-acid sequence is MGAFWLAALLTAQLQSLQQPSPTTPAEGTSGPSALVQAAEAARARQATRERIAALAREAEGLKQQSASVLDELRRLDVERDLQRAREAEARQSLAQIEAELSVLVAREATLQQTLDEERPAVAARLRRLQRLGRVGYARIAWNASSARDVSRAARLMNYLAKDDGRRLDAYARTAKALADTRSQLATRRDESRALQAEARARAMAAQIAYARKQELLSSLEMETGQRERWLAELVAARAKLDASMAGRTPVAAPTPVQQVPLTTRRRQLPWPLAGGSIAGRFGRQRDPRFGTSIVNNGVTIGSPSGTPVRAIHPGTVVFAGPFTGFGQLVILDHGQQSFSLYGYLSSIHVQRGATLDAGVIVGDVGDAPDGVSALYLEVRVDGRPVDPLQWLAPAPR